Proteins encoded by one window of Cydia fagiglandana chromosome Z, ilCydFagi1.1, whole genome shotgun sequence:
- the LOC134679403 gene encoding acyl-coenzyme A thioesterase 13-like has protein sequence MSGNKAAQVAELFTKVIASTKCFDHNLRKVKVISCSNGRLLTGFQVGAEHLNQRGTLHGGFIAHLVDAISTYALTANDNVETRGVSIDLSVSYYTAAKEGDEIEVEAVTKKLGKKIAFLEVEVRNKATNKVLASGRHTKYIGV, from the exons ATGAGTGGTAATAAGGCTGCACAAGTTGCAGAGCTGTTTACGAAAGTAATCGCTTCTACAAAGTGCTTTGATCACAACCTTCGCAAG GTTAAAGTGATATCATGTAGCAACGGCAGGCTCCTCACGGGTTTCCAAGTGGGAGCGGAGCACCTCAACCAACGAGGCACTCTGCATGGCGGATTCATCGCCCATCTTGTTGATGCCATATCCACATATGCCCTCACAGCTAATGACAATGTGGAAACCAGGGGAGTGTCCATTGACCTTAGTGTCTC atACTACACAGCAGCCAAAGAAGGAGATGAAATAGAAGTAGAAGCAGTAACAAAGAAGTTGGGTAAGAAGATTGCGTTCTTAGAAGTTGAAGTACGGAACAAAGCCACTAATAAAGTATTAGCTTCAGGTAGACATACCAAATATATAGGTGTATGA